Proteins co-encoded in one Gemmatimonadetes bacterium SCN 70-22 genomic window:
- a CDS encoding serine/threonine dehydratase — protein sequence MSSPWPITIDDVRAARARIAPYMAPSPLYNHPLLDEATGHGITVHVKHENFNPTGSFKVRNGLSFMTALDEAQRRRGVVAATRGNHGLGIAYAARAFGVKATICVPVGNNPDKNAGMRALGARVIEEGRDYDESVQVAQRLMEREGATLAHSTNDRAVLAGAATLSLETFEAPVQLDAMVVVVGGGSQAVGALTIARSLSPGTRVYAVQAAGASACHDSWHAGQRLTTDRADTFADGLATRGAYDLTFPTLQAGLAGFVTVTDTEIAEALRTLLRTTHTLVEGAGAGGYAGLARLAPQLAGQTVGIIISGANIDEATLRRVLDREL from the coding sequence ATGAGCTCCCCCTGGCCGATCACGATCGACGACGTCCGCGCCGCGCGCGCGCGCATCGCCCCCTACATGGCGCCGTCGCCGTTGTACAACCACCCCCTCCTCGACGAGGCGACCGGGCACGGGATCACCGTCCACGTCAAGCACGAGAACTTCAACCCCACCGGGTCGTTCAAGGTGCGCAACGGGCTCTCGTTCATGACGGCGCTGGACGAGGCACAGCGCCGGCGCGGGGTGGTGGCGGCAACCCGCGGCAACCACGGCCTCGGGATCGCCTACGCCGCCCGCGCCTTCGGCGTCAAGGCGACCATCTGCGTCCCCGTCGGCAACAACCCCGACAAGAACGCCGGGATGCGCGCGTTAGGCGCGCGCGTCATCGAGGAGGGGCGCGACTACGACGAGTCGGTGCAGGTGGCCCAGCGCCTCATGGAGCGCGAAGGCGCCACCCTGGCCCACTCCACCAACGACCGCGCGGTCCTGGCCGGCGCCGCCACGCTCTCCCTCGAGACCTTCGAGGCCCCCGTGCAGCTGGACGCCATGGTGGTCGTGGTGGGGGGCGGGTCGCAGGCGGTGGGGGCGCTCACCATCGCGCGCTCCCTCTCCCCCGGCACCCGCGTCTACGCGGTGCAGGCCGCCGGCGCCTCGGCGTGCCACGACTCCTGGCACGCCGGCCAGCGCCTCACCACCGACCGCGCCGACACCTTCGCCGACGGCCTCGCCACCCGCGGCGCCTACGACCTCACCTTCCCCACGCTCCAGGCGGGGCTGGCCGGCTTCGTCACCGTCACCGACACCGAGATCGCCGAGGCGCTCCGCACCCTGCTGCGCACCACGCACACCCTCGTCGAGGGGGCCGGAGCCGGCGGCTACGCCGGGCTGGCCAGGCTCGCGCCGCAGCTGGCGGGGCAGACGGTGGGAATCATCATCAGCGGCGCCAACATCGACGAGGCCACGCTCCGCCGCGTCCTCGACCGGGAGCTCTGA